Part of the Desulfobacterales bacterium genome, CGCGTATCGTCCAGAATCCATCCCGCTTTTTGCGGAAGTTAACAAAAAATGCGGAGAGTTCCCGGGCGACCTGGGCTTCAAAGGACATGTTAAAGTTCCAGTTCTTGTAATAATAGACTGCGTGAAGCGCCGTCACTTTGCCGATTACGCCGGGGTAATACCCGGCCCATTCCAGTTTTAAAAACTTGATTCGGCCGGCATCCATAATAAACTCCTCATGGGCATGGTATACCTTGTCATGTTTTTCATGCTAGATTAAGGTGTTACTGGTAATGATAACATGTTTTGTAAACAGATTGTCAATATGCATTCCGTGGACTTCTAAAATAATCTCTGAATCGGCGGTATCTGGGACCCTCCATATAGTTTGTTTCCAGGTATTGCTTTTTTTTTACAAAATGCCTAATTATTGATATGGATATTTAAAAAGGAGGCAAAACATGAAGACAGACCCGGCTGATGTGTTGAAGGAAGCGCTTTTGCTGGAGAAAAGAGGGTATGCGTTCTATAAAATGGTGTCCGTCAATATCCAGGACAAAGCGACCCGGCGTTTTTTTGAACTGATGGCGGATGAAGAGAAAAATCATATTCAGCTGTTGGTCGAAGAGTTGAAAATGTATCAGTCCCGGAAAAAATTTACTCGAAATAATTTTGACGACACGACCAGCAGCCAGATCTCCGACCTGGTCCTGTCAAGTCCTTTGCAGGATCGGATTTCCGCGGCTGAATTTGAAGCCGCCGCCATATCCGCCGCCATGCTGATGGAGGAGCGCGCCATCAAGTTGTATGCGGATAGGGCCAATGCCTCAACCGATACCGATGAAAAAAGACTATACAACTGGCTGGCCGACTGGGAGCGTTCGCATTTGAAATATCTGACCGGAATCGATCAGGCTCTCAAGGAAAAAATCTGGAACGACAATCAATTCTGGCCGTTCTAAGACTGCGTGCCCGGGTGTGTGCCGGTGGTTCTCGAACAAAACGGTCTCACATTTATTTCCGTATACAACCATCTATTGAAAAGGAGACACGACATGTTGCCCATTAAAAAAATATGTTGTCCGACTGATTTCAGCGAGCCATCCCATGAAGCGCTCAAGGTGGCTTGTGAATTGGCCACACATTTTAGGGCCGAACTGATTCTGGTCCATGTCGTAACGCCTATTCCGGTAATCCCGATCCATGATGATCCCACCAGCTTTAATCTGCCGTTATATGAAAAAGAGATGGAACAGTCCGCCGTAAAATCTCTGAAAAAGATGCAGCAGGAAAAAGTTTCGCAAAGTATCCAGTCCCGCACGGTGGTCATCCAGGGTGATCCGGCTACCCAGATTGTCAAACTGGCGGATACTGAAAATATGGACATGATCATCATTGCGACCCATGGCTTTACCGGCTGGCGGAAATTTATGTTCGGCTCCGTGACCGAGAAGGTGATCCGCTATGCAAACTGCCCGGTGCTGTCGATCCGGATGCCGTCGCAGCAGGAATAAACCCTGCAGCTGCAACAACAGGGTGGAATTCACTTTGAAATTCGCATCAAGCAATCGTCCGGAGCGGCCGGTGGATAGGAAGGGAGACGGTTTTTTCATATCCTTTTTGCTTGACGGATCGTCCGAGATTTACTATATTTTTTTCTCTTTGATGCACTTGTCACGACCCCTGCACATCATGCCAGGATGAAATTTTATTAAGATCGGTCAGAGCGGAGGCCTAATGAAATTAAAACAAATTACCATTTCAATTGAGAATTCACCGGGGCGCCTTTACGAAGTAACCAAAGCACTGGGCGATGCCGGTATTAACCTGCGAGCTTTAAACCTGGTGGATACCGGTGCGTTTGGCCAGCTGCGCCTTCTGGTTTCGGACATCACCACCAGTCGACGAATCCTGATGCAGATGCAAATGCCGGCGATGGTCACTGAAGTCATCGCGGCGGAGATCGAAGATAAACCCGGCAGCCTGGCGGCGATGCTGAAATCGCTGCTGGATGCCCATATCAATGTTCTTTATACCTATGCGTTTGTCGGATTTTCAGTCGGAAACGCCGTGATGATATTTCGATTCAGCGACAACGACGCGGCCATCAATGTCTTGCAAAAAAACGGCATCAAACTTCTGGACGCCAAAGCTTTCGGCATTTTAGAAACGAACGGCTGACAAAGCCTCAATGGTTGCCGGCTTGATCAGGCCATAAAAGAATTGAGACCTTAATGGGGCCAAAGTGGATGTTTTGAAAAGGTCTCGAACTACAGCTCTTCGGGTTCAGCGAATCATTTACGTATAGCAAAAAGGGGGTCTTGATGGAAAGTCAGTCGAAATTTCGTCCCCGAAAATTTGCGGTGGTGGGTGCGGGGCCGGTGGGATGTATCGTTGCAGCCTTTCTATCGAAAGGGGGTTATGAAGTTACCCTCTGTGATGTGATACCTGAATTGATAGCGCCGGCAGTGAATCCGGGAATTATTATTGAAGGCGCCGAAAATATCCGCCATCCGGTTGCAAAAACATGCCACACGGTGGACGAACTTGCCGACGACCCGCCGGATGTCATATTTCTGACGGTTAAGGCAAACGCGATTCCGCTGATCGCCTCAGCCATAGAGGGCTTCCATTGCGAGGGCATGTATGTCGTCAGTTGGCAGAATGGGATCGATAC contains:
- a CDS encoding ferritin family protein, encoding MKTDPADVLKEALLLEKRGYAFYKMVSVNIQDKATRRFFELMADEEKNHIQLLVEELKMYQSRKKFTRNNFDDTTSSQISDLVLSSPLQDRISAAEFEAAAISAAMLMEERAIKLYADRANASTDTDEKRLYNWLADWERSHLKYLTGIDQALKEKIWNDNQFWPF
- a CDS encoding universal stress protein, with amino-acid sequence MLPIKKICCPTDFSEPSHEALKVACELATHFRAELILVHVVTPIPVIPIHDDPTSFNLPLYEKEMEQSAVKSLKKMQQEKVSQSIQSRTVVIQGDPATQIVKLADTENMDMIIIATHGFTGWRKFMFGSVTEKVIRYANCPVLSIRMPSQQE
- a CDS encoding amino acid-binding protein, coding for MKLKQITISIENSPGRLYEVTKALGDAGINLRALNLVDTGAFGQLRLLVSDITTSRRILMQMQMPAMVTEVIAAEIEDKPGSLAAMLKSLLDAHINVLYTYAFVGFSVGNAVMIFRFSDNDAAINVLQKNGIKLLDAKAFGILETNG